One Setaria viridis chromosome 7, Setaria_viridis_v4.0, whole genome shotgun sequence genomic region harbors:
- the LOC117864557 gene encoding berberine bridge enzyme-like Cyn d 4, with the protein MATTARILHLLLTLFILSGKRTSSSASSDVDAFLGCLYADIPPRLVHTPSTNNYSALLLSSVRNLRYVLPGTVRPLVIVAVTEPGHVQTTVLCGRRHSVRIRTRSGGHDYEGLSYASLDPHQRFAVLDLAELRAIHIDAARAEAWVGSGASLGELYYAVAAANRTLAFPAGSCPTVCFGGHLSGGGFGSLARKYGLSADNVLDAVVVDAQGRLLNRSTMGEDFFWAIRGGGGESFGVVVSWKVRLVRVPETVTVFGIRRFRNQSAIDLVTKWQDIAPFLPRDLYLRVLVQNPQADFVALFLGRCGRLFDIMRRRFPELGMTQADCQEISWVQSTIFIEFFTTDKPLEVLLDRSNKPDYYLKVKSDHVQEPIPRHAWESLWEKWLDEPGTPPIMLDPYGGRMGSISPSATPFPHRDYLYQLQIYSFWFENGTDALEKRISWVRGVHKELEPYVSKNPRAVYVNYRDLDLGTNELEGNVTSYDNAKVWGEKYFKGNFERLAGVKSRVDPDDFFRNEQSIPPLRAAKG; encoded by the coding sequence ATGGCAACGACAGCAAGAATCTTACACCTTCTCCTGACCCTTTTCATCCTCTCCGGCAAAAGAACGTCGTCTTCAGCTTCCAGCGACGTCGATGCATTCCTCGGCTGCCTCTACGCGGACATTCCACCTCGCCTCGTCCACACCCCATCAACCAACAACTACTCCGCGCTCCTGCTGTCCTCCGTCCGGAACCTCCGCTACGTGTTGCCGGGCACCGTGAGGCCGCTCGTGATCGTTGCCGTCACCGAGCCCGGCCATGTCCAGACCACTGTTCTCTGTGGCCGCCGCCACAGCGTCCGCATCCGCACGCGCAGCGGCGGCCACGACTACGAGGGCCTCTCCTACGCCTCCCTCGACCCCCACCAGCGGTTCGCCGTGCTCGACCTCGCCGAGCTCCGCGCGATCCACATCGACGCCGCGAGAGCCGAGGCCTGGGTCGGGTCGGGCGCCTCCCTCGGCGAGCTCTACTACGCCGTCGCCGCTGCGAACCGCACGCTGGCGTTCCCGGCGGGCTCCTGCCCCACCGTCTGCTTCGGTGGCCACctgagcggcggcgggttcggCTCGCTGGCGCGCAAATACGGCCTCTCCGCCGACAACGTTCtcgacgccgtcgtcgtggACGCGCAGGGGAGGCTGCTGAACAGAAGCACAATGGGGGAGGACTTCTTCTGGGCcatccggggcggcggcggcgagagcttCGGCGTCGTCGTGTCCTGGAAGGTGCGGCTGGTGCGCGTGCCGGAGACCGTGACCGTGTTCGGCATCCGGCGATTCAGGAACCAATCCGCCATCGACCTCGTCACCAAATGGCAGGACATCGCGCCATTCCTGCCCAGGGACCTGTACCTCCGCGTCCTCGTGCAGAACCCGCAGGCGGACTTCGTTGCCCTGTTCCTCGGCCGTTGCGGTCGCCTCTTCGACATCATGCGACGTCGCTTCCCGGAGCTTGGGATGACACAGGCGGACTGCCAGGAGATAAGCTGGGTCCAGTCCACCATCTTCATCGAGTTCTTCACGACCGACAAGCCACTGGAGGTGCTCCTGGACAGGAGCAACAAGCCGGACTACTACCTCAAGGTCAAGTCGGACCACGTGCAAGAACCAATCCCGAGGCACGCGTGGGAGAGCTTATGGGAGAAGTGGCTCGATGAGCCCGGGACGCCGCCGATCATGCTTGATCCCTACGGCGGCCGTATGGGAAGCATCTCGCCGTCGGCGACACCGTTCCCGCACCGGGATTACCTCTACCAGCTGCAGATCTACTCGTTCTGGTTCGAGAATGGGACAGATGCACTGGAGAAGCGGATCAGCTGGGTCAGGGGAGTGCATAAGGAGCTGGAGCCGTACGTGTCCAAGAACCCAAGAGCTGTGTACGTGAACTACAGGGACTTGGACCTGGGGACGAATGAATTGGAGGGTAACGTGACCAGCTACGACAATGCTAAAGTTTGGGGTGAGAAGTATTTTAAGGGTAATTTTGAGAGGTTGGCGGGCGTGAAGAGCAGGGTGGATCCTGATGATTTCTTCCGGAACGAGCAGAGCATCCCTCCTCTTCGTGCAGCAAAAGGATAG